TATGTTTTAGAATATTTTTTATGTCCATATACTCAATTATTTCAAGATTCTTATCAGAGGAATCTCCTTTTTTTCTTCTGCATTTCATTATGATGTCAGTCATGGCAATATTATTAATTTCAAGAAACAACTCCTTCTTTCTTTTTGTCTTAATATCTGTTTTATAAATACTCTCAATTATTTTCCAAAATTGATTTTGTTTGCTAGAGTAAAAAAAATCATTTTTACTAAGACTTATAGGGGGGAAACTTCCAATAATAAGAAATTCTGCATTCCTAGGAACATAATGAGGAAATGGATGAACAATTATCATAATAAAAAATAAGAATGCTTATTTATTACTTTTATGGTTGATTATTGCGCGCTAGCGAAGGGGGTTTAATACTCCGACCTGCACAAAAATCTTTGATTTTTGGCATGCGAATAAAAACTTTGTTTCTGTGCATTTAGGTCGATAGCACGCAATCTGAAAATCGCGATAAGCGACTGAGTCGTAATACTCCGTCCTGCTCAAAAATCTTTGATTTTTGGCATGCCAGAAACTTTTAGTTTCTTAGCAGACTCGGAGCAGCGATTTTCATTATTTCTTAATAAGCTTTTGCATAGCATTTACAAAATCATCAGCTTCTTTAAAGTACTTCTCAAAATCAGAACCATCAACTTCCCTAATCTTGCCATGTAAAATATCCTTAGAAAGCATGAAAAACTTCCTGGCAATACCAGGGTACTTAGCACCTATCAATTTCTTACTAACAAGCTTAGAATCTAAAAATTCAGCGACATGATCAGGACTTGGAGGAATCTCATTAATACTCATCAAAGCAGCATGACTAGCATCCATAACCGCCCAATACAAATCAATACAAGCCTGCGCTAGTCTACTCCTGGCCGCCTTAATACTTCTAGGTGCCCTATTAAAATAACTCCACAAAGCTTCACTACTAGGTCTTAATCTGCCCTGGTGCAACAATAATTGAATAGGGTCAAAAAAACCAGTATCAATCAAAGCATAACCGTCCCTTAAAATATTCAAAGCAATAGGATCTCCATTCCGAATATACTCC
Above is a genomic segment from Candidatus Woesearchaeota archaeon containing:
- a CDS encoding nucleotidyltransferase domain-containing protein, whose protein sequence is MDFNIHKRTHKEKDNYSAVVLDTAYRFAKEAHKELKDLLKAVVLFGSAARAKQKSNDIDILLIVDDVSVILSKEMVQGYRLIVENIVRKVDPKIHVTSMKFTSFWEYIRNGDPIALNILRDGYALIDTGFFDPIQLLLHQGRLRPSSEALWSYFNRAPRSIKAARSRLAQACIDLYWAVMDASHAALMSINEIPPSPDHVAEFLDSKLVSKKLIGAKYPGIARKFFMLSKDILHGKIREVDGSDFEKYFKEADDFVNAMQKLIKK